The DNA segment ttttaaaattaactatataGGTGTCGGTAGTTACTGGAACTCCCGACGTCCTATacatgcgtcgggagttcctcgACTAACTTCTGACGCCGTTTTATagtgcgtcgggagttcctctcTTGACGGATTTTTTCCAACCAAAGTTCTGATGACTCGTTATTCGTTGAGAGAGCCTCTTCCGACACATTTTTCACACTTTTCTGATGAATTGTGACGTCGGGAGAAGTTAAATTTTTTATAGTGTATTTAGATTTATTAACTTTCTTGATGTATATTTTAGTATCTAAATTCTTCTctgtttttttccctaaaaacaATTGCTACAATACATTTTCACTAAAAAGTTTCTTTACATAATTCTCAAATTTAACCTATGGTGTTTAAATGCATGTGAAGGTTAACATGTTGAAAAATGAAGAGACCTAAATTATTAGGGTTATATGTTTATAGGCTAAAacaaatgttttcaaaatccaataatgaaaataaaacaaatataaaagtatgttttcaaaatggttgtttttaaataaaaaaaaataaacctaaatatttacaaaatatagcaaaattttagaactatctaAACTATTAAAATTAAGGAAATGATTAGGTGTAGCCCTacattttctatttcttttcttcagaaaattaaaaattcatttaaaaaattgtcACATGACACAATATCCTTGAGTGTTCATTGGGCTGCACCCAGATTTTTCTTCCTTGAAATCACACATaatcaaaatagtaatttttatGGTAAATtgaacataactcaattaaTATCAGAATGCTTGGATAACCGACGTATTTGATTTGAAACCCTTAGCTTAATTATTGTCctaaaaatggtaatttttatgaattgatgaaattattttaacaattatTGAAAGATGGGACGATTGGGATTGATGTGGTGTGCTCAGATCCAGTtgtaaaagagaagaaaagatgcCAGAAAACCCACTCTTTTCCTTCTAAATTCAAACTAAATTGgtccaaatatgtcttttccACCATCTCTCTGTCGGCGCCCATTTAGatagtattttaatttttaatacactTGGAACAGTTAAAACtttgaaatatgtaaattttAGTCACTAAAACATGCATTTAACCTATTTTACTACTATTTCTAAAAAtagtttctctttttttctacCGCTGACCTTCCAACAAGtacttttatattttcttaCCCGTTTCTCAAAAACGTgtaaaatttaacattttacttacgtcatataatattattacattttatattatatcgtTTTAAAGATAATCAAGCCTATCACATCTCTAACTCAATGACCATCTTTTAtcgtgataaaaaaaaagttcaaaacaaaCTCTTAGAAAATGGGAGAAAACACAACAAACTTACCGTTGTATAACGTATCACATTAGTTACATTAGTGAGGACCATGTGTAGCCCTAATGCGATAATCATCCCGTTACAATATATCTTTTTCTCATCTAAAAATGCAACAAACtataagaaaaatgagaaaaacaCAACAGAAATATTTTATCGTGATAGGGATGACCATCGTGTTATTGATACGATAGACATGACCATATCTAACGCGATACATATATAAAATACGGTAGTAGAATATGACCTAAGCAAAAGGTTATATTTCATAAGTTTGTGAGGGGTGAGTTATTAATCATGAACAACCCTGTGAATGGGTCATtcataccaaaaaaaaaaaaaaaaaacacttctaAAAAACATTGgtttaatatattttacaacCACATCATTTGCAAAAGCAATATAATTGAGTTGGATATGCATAAGCAATATTTGAGACGAATAACTTAAGTGGGTCATAACATTGCatatcaaatttgaacaatatTTGAAGTTACAATGTTAGTATTGGTGTTAACTTTGCATtggtatttatttatataagatAATGTAAACTTTTGATAATTGCTTTTTTATATGCTTTAATGTGGTAATATGTtttttatgtgatataattaaattatatataaactacaaaaagataacaaattaataaaaagaagaaataagaaacaagaaataattattaaacatGTCATTGGTTCTAATTCTcataaagaagaaatttgaaataggaaacaaaaaacaatgaaTAGTAGATAGAAAATGAAAACGAAAAGaaactaaattttataatttggtCTTTTTGAATAATGAACTCACCGACTATAATCTCCTAGAacttatattttagattattCTTTTGATGATATAGCAAGTGGAGAATCAATCGAGATTGGATAGTATAATGAATACAAATTTATGATATTTAGAATATGCATATGTGAATGTAATTTGACATGTTAGTTCATGACTTCTCACTATAACGTTCAAATAAAAGTGTCACCAATGATGTATCATAAAAATATGGCACACAATATATTTGttgattcaaattttctttcgAGAAATTTAACAAAACTATAGATTAGAGGTCTGGTTTTTTTATCCCATATTgtcaatataataataataataataagattaagttacaaatttagttggaaaatattagaatttagtccctatagtttataattaaaatttagtccctatggtttgataaaactcTTCCAAAAATTCTCTATAGCAGAgattatttatgagaattttatcAACTTCTATGAACCATTTTATGGTGTATTATCAAAACTAAGAACTAAATTTTAACTTCCAAAACCATAGAAGCTAAATCATAAAAACCAAAGTTagatctttaattttttttttttttttttaacattctcTATTTATGCATTTGAAAACTTTTAATTGGGTCCTTTGCataaaaatacattaaaaaaaaaaaaaaaaatctaaacttaCATTAACTAATGATTGTTGTTATTGTTCCTACAATATGTAGGATGTGATGATCCAATTAATATTAGACTTTAAAATTGATATTACAGTTTCATACCAATAAACTGGGtatataaacatataatttatttaaaaagaacgTGTCAGTGTCACCTAATCAAGAATCATAATTCGACACATCAACAATAATCAAGtgaatttaccattttttaatttctatttttcttgaTTAGATTTTTGGAGGGTAAACAAGTCTAATCTAAAAATCGAATCTTTTCTTATAAATTAGGCCATATTTACTTCGGTGAAAGATAATAAATCAATGGTAAAAAGTGGATCACATTTGAATGCAttttatattgtttatttttgttctaCATTCATATTGATACATGAGACTTACTATTGAATATGTAATCAAGAAATTCCAATTTACAGACGAGCAAAACGTGCACAATCTAATTGCGTCGAAAAATTATGACGAATCGTTATTATTAACGTTGCCATTAacattattattctaaaaaataaattataaattttaacacATTTACTAATTTCGTTTTCACTTGATCTTCACAagtaatgataataataataatgacaacaataaataaggtaaaatttataattttagataaacGCCAATGAAAATAAGAAATGGGGTAGTGGATGGGAAGCTTCTTTCCTACTCCGTGGAACCAGTACGGCTCAAATTGCAAATTAATGTCCCCTCAGAAAAATTATTGACTTGACAACTGGGTTTTCTCAGACGTTGGGAACCCAAAATGTGAATTTCTAATTCCtttaccttcttcttctcctcacCGACATGGCCTACTATTTCATCCAAAGCCAAAGCCAAAGCCAGTCAAGAAAGCTCAAAGCCAAAGATTCCAAGTCCTAAAAGAAAACTTAGCGACTAAGGACACCTCCACAACTTTTCATAATCCCCATTTCTTTGAttccttttcttccatttctgcATTTCCCATTGATCcccacctttttttttctagaatgaGAGAAACTAGATTCTTATGTTCACTCATTTCCTTGTTCTTGTTTTTGAGCTTGAGTGGCATCAATGGTGAAGACCCATATAGGTTTTTTACTTGGAATATCACGTATGGAGACATATGGCCTCTTGGAGTGAAGCAACAGGTATAATGTTTGTTTCAATGTAACGCCTATTTTCTTGTTTGGCTTAAAGATGTATAACAAAAGAAGAATCCTCCATTGTGTTTTTTTCAGGGTATTTTAATTAATGGGCAATTTCCAGGGCCACAGATTGAGGCAGTTACTAACGAGAACTTGATTATCAATGTCTTTAACAGTTTGGACGAGCCTTTCCTTATCTCCTggttagttttctttttctttttctttttcttgtttaccttctttcatttttgttcATAACTTGTATGATGAAATGCCTCCTTTGCTCTGTCTCATTTGGTTGTATTCATGATGCTTGTAATCATCCCATTTTGGTGTAGATCCATTTTTTATTCCTTTGTTTGGTGTTTTAATATTGGATTATTGAGTTTTTATTATAGACTCTTCCATGTTGGAAGAGGGATCGTCACTGACATGTTTGAAAAAAGATGCGTAGAATTGAATTGATCATTAATAgaatacaaattattataatgaGTTACTCATGCAGTCAAATTATTACAATAGGAAATGCAATGCTGGTGGTTgggaaaacaaaatttcattgcTCCAAGTGGGGACAATAAAGGGCTCATAGAACGGTGTCGTTTTTCCTTTAGTATCCATTTGCACCCTGGTTATAACTTATAACTAAGGCCCGGCTTTTGAATGTTAGTATTTGAAATTTGACCAAGAATCCAATAATTTAAATGCATAGatgtaaatatagtaaaatttatcCGTACTAGATTTTATTGCTAATGGACTCTTATTAGCAAgagactatcattgatagattccTACTAATGATATAGTTTGTCACTAATAGATTTCGACAGCCAAATctaaattttactttttctgTACATTGTTTTGCATTGTGCTATATTTGTAATACTTTGGGTctgattgttatatttgcaactatCCCAAGATAAAGATCATAAtaaagtaaggagaaagaatatgcataaattaagaaaaaaaagagattagaaataaaatagttatcaagtGGGACCTAAATGTTggaggctttttttttttttttttatctcgattataatgaagaaattgaaCTGCCTTAAAAATTAAGACTCCCCAAGTTAAAATTATTAACTTTTAGACATTTGTGACTTGGAGTTTAAACACTCTTGTTGTTTAGTGACACGTAATGACCTTTTTATGTCTTTAGAGTAGTATTATCCATTTCAACTTAAATTTAagtggttttatttatttatttatttatttcggTACTATAGGCCTGTCTTTAATTACATATTCGATTTTCTCTATTTCTAATCGTGTGGGCCATATCCCTAACACCTACAAATTTTCGTTCCCTAGATTTTGGGTaggtttttttaatttatttttgggtGATTTTTTCAGTTGGGTTTTAACAACTTGAACTAACATGTGTAAGGAACGGTTTGTAATCTCACCAAAATATAATGGATTTTTCTGATGGTAGAAGGGAGTAAAATATTGCTTTCTCTGGACAAAATGTTGAAATCAGCACCTGACTCTCTTATTGAAATCAATGTCCTTTTGCAGTAAATGGGGTGAATTCAGTGCAAACTGATGAAAATGAACTATTTTCCACCTTGATTTTGTTGTGTAGGAATGGGATTCAACAGAGAAGGAACTCCTGGCAGGATGGAGTTTATGGCACAAACTGCCCCATCCCACCAGGACAGAATTTCACTTATGTCTTGCAAGTGAAAGATCAGATCGGTAGCTACTTTTACTTCCCCTCTTTGGCCTTCCACAAGGCCGCCGGTGGCTTTGGTGGCTTCAAAATTCAAAGCCGCTCTATAATTCCTATCCCCTTTCCTACTCCTGCTGGAGAATTTACTGTTCTTGCTGGTGATTGGTACTCCAAAAATCACACTGTAAGCTTTTGTTTCTTcctaaacattttaaaagtcaTGCAGGAATGGAATGTCATAACTAATGGCTGTTCTATCAAATCTTTGTAGGATTTGAGAGCCATTTTAGACGGTGGTAGTGATCTTCCCTTCCCTGATGGGCTTCTCATCAATGGTCGTGGTTTAAATGGAAATACTTTCACTGTTGAGCAAGGTACATTGTTGTTAAGAATATAAATACCGTAACTCATTATCTTATGCTTTTGAGTTCAGTGGTGGTTAACGGCTGTCTTGGTTTTAATGTAGGGAACTTTGAATGATGCTAATAGGCTAATATTGCATTGTCTTGCAGGCAAGACTTATAGGTTTCGAATATCAAATGTGGGGCTTACAACTGCTATTAATTTCAGAATACAAGGCCACAAAATGCTGCTTGTTGAGGTTGAAGGAACTCATACCCTTCAGAATACTTATGAATCCATAGATATTCATCTGGGGCAATCCTACTCTGTCTTGGTCACTGCTGATCAGCTACCACAAGATTACTACATTGTCGTCTCTACGCGTTTTACCTCCCAAATTCTCACAACCACCTCCATTCTTCATTACAGTAACTCAGCAGCAAGTGTCTCTGGTCCTCCTCCTGGTGGACCGACAATTGAAATCGATTGGTCACTTGAACAGGCCCGATCCCTGAGGTATCTGTCTTTGTTTTTGGTCTTTGTTAATTTGCTAAAGTTGTCTTCATTATGAGATTGTAAATTCTGAAGTATGCTGCTTCATTAGGTCTCTCAAACAAGATGTATGCTTTTGGTTTTATGAACTCTGCATTTATGAATGATAAGGATTTAAAGATTTGGTTTTCTAGCTATCATTGTGGAACTTGGGCATCGATTTTGAGAGCCGATTGCATGAATATATGAGGGACTGAAAATCATTCATTGATAATTGATTACAAGGAAGAAGGGACATGCAATCTTGTTGTTGAATAATATGTTTTCCATGCTATTTGAACCCTTTCTACTATGTTGTGTCATACTTACTCTGACTTGTCCTTATCGAACCAGGCGTAATCTGACTGCAAATGGCCCGAGACCAAATCCTCAAGGTTCTTACCATTATGGATTAATCAATGTCACTCGTACAATCAGGCTTCAAAGCACTGCTGCGATTATTAATGGCAAGCAGAGATATGCTGTCAACAGTGTGTCCTTCATTCCAGCTGATACTCCTCTCAAACTTGCTGACTATTTCAAGATCTCTGGTGTTTTCTCTCTTAGAAGTATCCCGGACTACCCCACTGGTAGTGGTGCTTATCTTCAGACTTCTGTCATGGCTGCTGATTTTAGAGGCTATGCTGAAGTTGTATTTGAGAACCCTGAAGATGCTGTGCAGTCATGGCACGTTGATGGACACAATTTCTTCGTTGTGGGGTCAGTTTCTTATATTTGTAGCACAGCTTTATCAAAACCCCGATATATAAGCCATTTATTTCTTATGGTTCAAAGTTCACTCATTTTAAATTGCCACTAGATCAACTTAATCATTTGTTATGCAACAGGATGGATGGAGGACAATGGACACCTGCCAGCAGATTGACTTACAATTTAAGAGATACGATCTCTCGATGTACCGTTCAGGTAGCAGTCTCATCCATCATCTGATCAGATTTGGTTTCATGATTAGAAAATTGAACATCTTGATTTAGCTTCATTCGAGAATCCTGGTTATGTTTGGTTCTTAACACAAAATATCCATGAACTATATAGGTTTATCCGAAGTCATGGACTGCCGTTTACATGCCTTTGGACAATGTGGGGATGTGGAACATAAGGTCTGAGAATTGGGTTCGCCAGTATTTGGGGCAGCAACTATATTTTCGTGTATATTCGCCCGTAAATTCGTGGCGAGACGAATATCCAATTCCAAGCAATGCTCTTAAATGCGGTCGAGCAATTGGTCTCAATGCTCGACCTCTATAAAGCAAGAACAGTGCAGATCAGTAATCAATCTCATCACAGGTTTAGGAGATTTTCTGTAAAACACGTAGTCTTTTGGTTCAACTCGAGCCGTCGGTTGATTTCTCTTATTTGTTAGTTTCTCTTATTTGTGCTAGTTTTAGTTTTCAATCTTTCGGAGACAGTATACAATGTTGTATACCAAAAACGttggaaaattcaaagaaatGGGACATGCAATATTGTGAATGCATGCAAAAGGTGGTTTATTTTTTCCGACATGAATGTGCTATGTTGCTAATTTCTCTAGATTTTTCTATCCAGTTGAGAATTAAAATACCCGATCAATTATGTTTTCTCATATGAATCTCGTCTTTAGTTATTAGGGATCTTTTTTTGTATCAACTCAAGATATGCTTATTGGACTTCATGTATTAACGAGTGGGAATCCTCGAGGTGTAAAATTTACAATAATAGTTGTAAATATATGAAAGAACTCATTTTACCTATGATGCAATTGGAGCTTATCgatatttatatttcaaaacaGTGGAAACCTTTAAATTCTTACTCGTACCAGTGGGGTTTGAAGTATTAATACTTAACGATATGAAGTAGCCCTGTAGATGTATAATTAAGAGGCAAATAAATGCGACACCAACTATGGGAGAAAGATCGGAAGTTTCCACTATTGAAGATAGAACACCAACCTTATTTACTATTGCCAAATTAATTTGACAAAagcttatattatataaaagtaATAGAGAGAAACTACTCAGCTTTAATAAAAGATAATTACTGGATTATCTTGAATTGTTATTTGATGTTTCAAACAGTCAAATACAAAAGTCTCACTGCCTGATTAGCGAGTCAGGGTCTAGGGGCAACACGTCCTAGTGAGGGTTTGGAGGCAATGCTGCTAAAATCTAAGTTATTTACATATTTGCactctttatttaatttacgTTTATAACTCTTAGATTTAGACCCTATATAACTCTCTAAACCCCTAGAGTCGTCATTTATTCcgtattttataatattttctttgataaaattattctcCCTCTGTTCATGGATGTAACTAACAACTTATAGTGAACGATGTAAATCTATGCGTCTATTCTTTATAGTTTACgttttttatattctttataCTTTacgtctttttttttattatttatttgttgatttcttaacaataatattattaaaatgagCAAAGTGTTTGTTCTATCAATCTCGAAGTCAGAGATTTGATTTTCCTTCACCACAAATAGTTATAAATCGTTTTTAACCATTATCATTTCAAAGATTGATATTTGATCCTCATAGTACAAATTGTTGAAccgaaaagaaaaagaaataaaagaaaaagatagaagtatgcttaaatttatttttagaaagtTAGAATCATGGATAATGTGAATTACCTCTAGTCCTTGATAAATAATCTATTTCTTGAGTTTATCTTCTCTTTGTAAACATGTATTTTTTCATTTCATATGATGAGAAAAAAAGCATGGGGAAGTCTTATCCAACATGGGGACCATAACCTAATAACTGCCCATAATAGTTTGTGAATTAATATAATTggattaaaataccattttggttctcatactttaaagtttgtgtaattttagtcattgtattttcaattattcaattttagtctcaATACTTTCTATAAGTCTTAGATAGTTCCTATTGctagttttattattaaaattattaaaattctttttattatctattaacatttttactataaaaataaaataatcacaaGTGCTTGAATTTTTATAGTTGAACTTTAAAATATGCTAATAAATTTGTAAACTTTTTATTTCAAATCTAATGGTAATTGAATTAGAAAAGTGTCTAATAAACATCTATTGATCTCTGTCATTAAAATTATCATgaatttatcaaatataaaattgaaatattaggGTCATCATTAATTCAAAACGAAAAGATAATAGAGTCTTGATCTCCGAATTGGTTGAGTCGAGCTCAACACCATTTCACAAAAGAGGAAACGAGTGAGTCGAACTTAGCCTATGCTGACATAGCCTACATTGCATAGAATTTTGTTGCACGTCAACTCTATCATATAACATGAGATTTCATCTTAAAtcaaatgacaatggaagaaaTAGTTCATCTATCTTATAAGCAATATGAAGTcctataattttttaatgtaaaatccTCAACATGTCTTCTAAAAAATGGTACTTTTTGGGGTTCACCATTCTTATATGAGATTCCAATTACAGTAGGCCTATTTGAATATTATGAGCTCTCGTACCATCATAGATAAAAAAGATACAGAGGAGAAAATAATGGGACGGTAAATAGAGGTGATTAAgcacaacatttttaaatttaaactaaGATGAAACTTGATTAGGTTGTGTATTAAATGTTTGAAGTCAAATGCTATTAATAAAATCTTTGTAATAATACTTTAACTCCACGAAACCGTCTTATCCAAAAAGTGTATAATTGTGGCGATTATGTGTTCTCATGGTGCTCTCATCCCTTTCCTCCCTACAACCAATTGATTGCTATAGCACATAAAGTGATGGATGCATAGcgatataaataaattagatGACATTAACGTGTGATGTACGTGTGAAGATTTTATTgtaactttatttttaaaattattttaaatgtaaattttACTCAATAATAATATGTAATTGATAAACATTTGATTCTTCCgatgtgttttttctttttgttataaattgaaatatgatctaaaaggaaatacaaaaaagaaaaaaaattgatattaatgtaactatttaatttttaaaataaaatgagttttAAAGATGTTAAAAAATTGACAACCTTAACCAATTgaatacaaaaagaaaacacaatTAGTTATTTAGGTTAGCAATGTGTTTctttgaaaatgcattaaatagaattgTAATTAAGGAAGTAAGATTTGTATGTTAATAAagtgaattatttatttttctagttTAGGAATCTaaaaaggttaataaatatactttatgaattttataattaaaaaatagagaaattattTACAAGACCAGTAgttggaaatattttcaaatatataaaaaatttaaaaccattagactaaaaaagaaactttttttcccatttttctatatatgaaagaaccctaaaaaataacttttctatatatttgtgaaaaaatataatatatattttttaaaaattacaatgcAATAGATATTAAAAATTGTATTGGGTAGCAATATAAAAATATGGCTTATCAATTATGGCTCca comes from the Benincasa hispida cultivar B227 chromosome 5, ASM972705v1, whole genome shotgun sequence genome and includes:
- the LOC120077130 gene encoding L-ascorbate oxidase homolog produces the protein MRETRFLCSLISLFLFLSLSGINGEDPYRFFTWNITYGDIWPLGVKQQGILINGQFPGPQIEAVTNENLIINVFNSLDEPFLISWNGIQQRRNSWQDGVYGTNCPIPPGQNFTYVLQVKDQIGSYFYFPSLAFHKAAGGFGGFKIQSRSIIPIPFPTPAGEFTVLAGDWYSKNHTDLRAILDGGSDLPFPDGLLINGRGLNGNTFTVEQGKTYRFRISNVGLTTAINFRIQGHKMLLVEVEGTHTLQNTYESIDIHLGQSYSVLVTADQLPQDYYIVVSTRFTSQILTTTSILHYSNSAASVSGPPPGGPTIEIDWSLEQARSLRRNLTANGPRPNPQGSYHYGLINVTRTIRLQSTAAIINGKQRYAVNSVSFIPADTPLKLADYFKISGVFSLRSIPDYPTGSGAYLQTSVMAADFRGYAEVVFENPEDAVQSWHVDGHNFFVVGMDGGQWTPASRLTYNLRDTISRCTVQVYPKSWTAVYMPLDNVGMWNIRSENWVRQYLGQQLYFRVYSPVNSWRDEYPIPSNALKCGRAIGLNARPL